A stretch of the Sulfurimonas sp. HSL3-1 genome encodes the following:
- a CDS encoding methylenetetrahydrofolate reductase has protein sequence MFDALEAKLKNGRYVSLETTPSHSASFAPVIDTIESLGLHERVDAFSTTDNPLAKLKYNALFAAVAMQQRFGKPVLATMSMRDRNRIALQSDLLGANEAGVRAILALTGDPAKNSDQKDAKGVFESDSTLLLDIIAAFNAGTDLEGKAFSVAPQPILPFAVVNSFARNPKSLYKKMAKKVEHGAQGIITQPVFDLDNAKVLLELMDEANAKHGTSAQLILGLFPITKLRTAQFLDAHVPGIHVPPSWLEALGSAKETDDAYKIGFDLSKKLFDDIMALHPKVHLMMANQFSVAAELLA, from the coding sequence GTGTTTGACGCACTGGAAGCAAAGCTAAAAAACGGACGTTATGTCAGTCTCGAGACAACACCGTCACACTCCGCCTCCTTCGCCCCCGTCATCGACACGATCGAATCCCTCGGCCTGCATGAGCGCGTCGACGCGTTCAGTACCACCGACAACCCCCTTGCCAAGCTGAAATACAACGCCCTTTTCGCCGCCGTGGCGATGCAACAGCGTTTCGGCAAACCGGTCCTGGCGACCATGAGCATGCGCGACCGCAATCGCATCGCCCTGCAAAGCGACTTGCTCGGGGCCAATGAAGCCGGCGTCCGTGCCATCCTGGCCCTGACCGGCGACCCGGCCAAAAACTCCGACCAGAAAGACGCCAAGGGGGTCTTTGAAAGCGACAGTACCCTGCTGCTGGACATCATCGCCGCCTTTAACGCCGGCACCGACCTGGAGGGCAAAGCCTTCTCCGTCGCACCGCAGCCGATTCTCCCCTTTGCCGTCGTCAACTCCTTTGCCCGCAATCCAAAAAGCCTCTACAAGAAGATGGCCAAAAAAGTCGAACATGGCGCGCAGGGGATCATCACCCAGCCGGTCTTCGACCTCGACAACGCCAAGGTACTGCTGGAGCTGATGGACGAAGCCAATGCAAAGCACGGCACAAGCGCCCAGCTTATCCTCGGCCTCTTCCCCATTACGAAACTGCGCACGGCCCAGTTCCTCGATGCCCACGTTCCGGGCATTCACGTTCCGCCCTCCTGGCTCGAAGCCCTCGGCAGCGCCAAAGAGACGGACGATGCCTACAAGATCGGCTTCGATCTGAGCAAAAAGCTCTTCGACGACATCATGGCCCTGCACCCGAAAGTGCACCTGATGATGGCCAACCAGTTCAGCGTCGCGGCGGAACTACTGGCTTAA
- the serB gene encoding phosphoserine phosphatase SerB: protein MRLCVFDFDSTLMDGETIDFFAEALGIGEKVAVITERAMNGELDFFESLQQRVKLLEGLDVETVERISRSLPYMPGAKETIAALKAQGITVVCFSGGFRTATSYAKDVLGFDADFSNALHAKEGKLTGEVGGDMMFNWSKGDMLVRLQGLLKVTPEETMVVGDGANDLSMFAHAGTRVAFCAKPVLKEAANIIIDTKDLREILGRLV, encoded by the coding sequence ATGCGGTTGTGCGTGTTTGATTTCGATTCGACGTTGATGGACGGAGAGACCATCGACTTTTTTGCCGAGGCGCTGGGCATAGGTGAAAAGGTCGCCGTGATTACGGAGCGGGCCATGAACGGGGAGCTTGACTTTTTCGAGAGCCTTCAGCAGCGGGTCAAACTGCTCGAAGGGCTTGACGTCGAGACGGTGGAGCGCATCAGCCGATCCCTTCCCTACATGCCGGGAGCGAAGGAGACGATCGCGGCACTGAAAGCGCAGGGGATTACCGTCGTCTGTTTCAGCGGCGGTTTCCGAACGGCGACCTCCTACGCCAAAGACGTGCTCGGTTTCGACGCGGACTTCTCCAACGCGCTGCATGCCAAAGAGGGTAAGCTGACCGGCGAAGTCGGCGGGGACATGATGTTCAACTGGTCGAAGGGGGACATGCTTGTAAGGCTGCAGGGGCTGCTCAAGGTGACGCCGGAGGAGACGATGGTTGTCGGGGACGGGGCCAATGACCTCAGCATGTTCGCCCATGCCGGGACACGCGTCGCCTTCTGCGCAAAACCGGTCCTGAAAGAGGCGGCGAATATCATCATCGACACCAAAGATCTCCGCGAAATCCTGGGGCGTCTCGTATGA
- the ovoA gene encoding 5-histidylcysteine sulfoxide synthase yields the protein MQRFHSYPVRLDGTDPQATRDAIRNDFLSAYSLFEALFGLLKDDNVFYRRSERTRHPMIFYFGHTATFFINKLVLAKVIDKRINPDFESLFAIGVDEMAWDDMDSSRYEWPGVDAVREYRTLVKTQVLELIDTLPLQLPITQESPWWVILMGIEHERIHIETSSVLHRQMPLEEIRPSEAFQYCNDAGLPPENSLTVISGAAVQLGKERGDPYYGWDNEYGSARMEVPEFRTATMLVSHGEFLPFVEAGGYEDPVYWDEEGMRFLERSGAKHPPFWVAKAAGGYRLRLLDREIDLPMDWPVEVNCLEAQAFCRFKSVQEGRAYRLPTEAEWVRMLESSTALAGERFDDTNANINWNHFASSVPVNTFLQGGLYDVVGNVWQWTSSTIDGYTGFEPHPVYDDFSLPTFDGKHNLIKGGSWASTGNETLRHSRYAFRRHFYQHAGFRYVEADAPAESMPENIYETDSLVAQYCEFQYGPDCFGVKNFARNCAEHAVAFTASTPQKRALDLGCATGRASFELARVFDDVTGIDFSARFIQVGTALKAQGQIAYERVEEGDVTTRQIHSLEEFGLKETAGNVQFWQGDACNLKAHFSGYDLIMATNLIDRLYEPERFLAQVHERLNDGGILLLTSPYTWLEEYTQKAHWLGGYYDENGEAVESLSGLKAILSPHFELLETFDVPFVIRETARKYQHTLSQMSVWKKR from the coding sequence TTGCAACGTTTTCACTCCTATCCGGTCAGACTTGACGGAACGGATCCGCAGGCGACACGCGACGCGATCCGAAACGATTTCCTCAGTGCTTATTCGCTTTTTGAAGCCCTCTTCGGGCTGTTGAAGGACGATAACGTTTTCTATCGCCGTTCGGAACGGACCCGCCATCCGATGATCTTCTATTTCGGCCATACGGCAACGTTCTTTATCAATAAACTTGTACTTGCGAAGGTGATCGACAAGCGGATCAATCCGGATTTCGAATCCCTCTTCGCGATCGGTGTCGACGAGATGGCCTGGGATGACATGGACAGTTCACGCTATGAGTGGCCCGGAGTCGATGCCGTACGGGAGTACCGTACCCTGGTAAAGACACAGGTCCTGGAGCTGATCGATACCCTTCCGCTGCAGCTGCCGATCACCCAGGAGAGCCCCTGGTGGGTCATCCTGATGGGGATCGAACATGAACGGATTCACATCGAGACGTCGAGCGTGCTGCACCGCCAGATGCCCCTGGAGGAGATCCGCCCCTCTGAAGCGTTCCAATACTGCAACGACGCCGGCTTGCCGCCGGAGAATAGCTTGACAGTGATCAGCGGCGCGGCCGTCCAGCTAGGAAAAGAAAGAGGGGATCCCTATTACGGCTGGGATAATGAATACGGCAGCGCGCGCATGGAGGTTCCGGAGTTCCGGACGGCGACGATGCTGGTCAGCCATGGGGAGTTCCTCCCCTTCGTCGAAGCGGGCGGCTATGAAGATCCCGTTTACTGGGACGAGGAGGGGATGCGTTTCCTGGAGCGGAGCGGCGCGAAACATCCGCCCTTCTGGGTAGCGAAAGCAGCGGGGGGCTACCGGCTGCGCCTGCTGGACCGGGAGATCGACCTGCCGATGGACTGGCCGGTGGAGGTCAACTGCCTCGAGGCACAGGCGTTCTGCCGCTTTAAAAGCGTGCAGGAGGGGCGTGCGTACCGCCTGCCGACGGAAGCGGAGTGGGTAAGGATGCTCGAGAGCTCCACGGCGCTTGCGGGCGAACGGTTCGACGATACCAACGCAAATATCAATTGGAACCACTTTGCCTCCTCCGTCCCCGTCAACACCTTCTTGCAGGGCGGGCTGTACGATGTCGTCGGAAACGTCTGGCAGTGGACGTCATCGACGATTGACGGCTATACGGGGTTCGAACCGCATCCGGTCTATGACGACTTTTCCCTGCCCACCTTCGACGGCAAACATAATCTGATTAAAGGCGGCTCGTGGGCCTCGACGGGGAACGAGACCCTGCGCCATTCGCGCTACGCTTTCCGCCGCCACTTCTATCAGCATGCGGGGTTCCGTTACGTGGAAGCCGATGCCCCCGCTGAGAGCATGCCGGAGAATATTTACGAAACGGACAGCCTGGTGGCGCAGTACTGTGAATTCCAGTACGGGCCGGACTGTTTCGGCGTGAAAAACTTTGCGCGCAACTGCGCGGAGCATGCCGTCGCTTTCACGGCTTCCACGCCTCAGAAGCGGGCGCTGGATCTCGGCTGCGCGACGGGACGAGCCTCCTTCGAATTGGCCAGGGTGTTCGACGACGTCACCGGGATCGACTTCTCCGCCCGTTTCATCCAGGTCGGTACAGCCCTGAAAGCGCAGGGACAGATTGCCTATGAACGGGTAGAGGAGGGGGACGTCACGACCCGCCAGATCCACTCGCTCGAGGAGTTCGGATTGAAAGAGACGGCCGGGAATGTACAGTTCTGGCAGGGGGACGCCTGCAACCTCAAGGCGCATTTCAGTGGGTATGACCTGATCATGGCCACCAACCTGATCGACCGCCTCTACGAACCGGAGCGCTTTTTGGCGCAGGTGCATGAACGGTTGAACGACGGTGGGATACTGCTGCTGACATCGCCCTATACCTGGCTGGAGGAGTACACGCAAAAAGCACACTGGCTCGGCGGCTATTATGACGAAAACGGGGAAGCTGTCGAGAGTTTGAGCGGGCTCAAGGCAATCCTCTCGCCGCATTTCGAGCTGCTCGAGACCTTCGACGTGCCTTTCGTGATCCGCGAAACGGCACGAAAATATCAGCATACGCTCTCACAGATGAGCGTCTGGAAAAAACGATAA
- a CDS encoding linear amide C-N hydrolase produces the protein MKPLLAFGMLTLGIFVAVDAMACTRVVYKGPDQTVITGRTMDFSIDIPANLWLFPRGMKRSGEVGPNSITWTSRYGSVVASSWDIAAPDGMNEKGLVANMLWLVKSQYPAFDKKGKKKGLTIAAWAQYALDNFATVAEAVEAFGKEKFTIVTDFIPGTDKFTTVHLSLSDATGDSAILEYINGRLIIHHNPAYQVMTNDPVFEEQLAVKGYWEQIPGTTFLPGSNRAPDRFVRASYYINAIPQTSNTRIAVASVFSVIRNVSVPYGISTPNQPHISNTRWRAVADQKRLVYYFENVLTPNVVWVDLKKADLSPGAPVKKLTLDHGEVYAGEANKFFKTSEPFEFKGI, from the coding sequence ATGAAACCTCTGCTGGCTTTTGGAATGCTTACACTGGGTATTTTCGTTGCCGTCGATGCCATGGCATGCACAAGGGTGGTGTATAAAGGCCCTGACCAAACGGTGATCACCGGCCGTACGATGGATTTTTCCATCGATATTCCCGCCAACCTTTGGCTTTTTCCCCGCGGCATGAAACGCAGCGGGGAGGTCGGACCCAATTCAATCACCTGGACCTCGCGCTACGGGAGCGTTGTCGCCAGTTCCTGGGATATCGCCGCACCGGACGGGATGAACGAGAAGGGGCTGGTCGCCAATATGCTTTGGCTCGTCAAATCGCAATATCCCGCGTTTGACAAAAAGGGGAAGAAGAAAGGGTTGACGATCGCGGCCTGGGCCCAGTACGCACTCGACAATTTCGCGACGGTTGCGGAGGCGGTGGAGGCGTTTGGAAAAGAGAAGTTCACCATCGTTACGGACTTCATTCCCGGAACGGATAAATTCACGACGGTGCACCTCTCTCTATCCGATGCGACAGGAGACAGCGCAATCCTGGAATATATCAACGGTAGATTGATCATCCATCACAACCCGGCGTACCAGGTGATGACAAACGATCCCGTGTTCGAGGAACAGCTTGCCGTTAAAGGCTATTGGGAACAGATCCCGGGAACCACGTTCCTGCCGGGATCGAACAGGGCGCCGGATCGGTTTGTACGTGCTTCATACTATATCAATGCCATTCCGCAGACAAGCAATACCCGTATTGCAGTGGCAAGTGTTTTCAGTGTGATCAGGAATGTGTCCGTCCCCTACGGCATATCAACACCGAACCAACCCCATATCTCAAATACGCGCTGGAGAGCAGTGGCGGATCAAAAGCGTCTTGTCTACTACTTTGAAAACGTCCTGACACCGAATGTTGTCTGGGTAGACCTCAAAAAAGCGGACCTCAGTCCCGGCGCGCCGGTCAAGAAACTCACCTTGGATCACGGTGAGGTGTACGCCGGGGAAGCCAACAAATTCTTCAAGACAAGCGAACCCTTCGAGTTTAAAGGGATCTAG
- a CDS encoding ankyrin repeat domain-containing protein, with translation MPFMERLHSAMLLGTHLYDPSAGEIIEHKSETFFNAIRSDDKATLLSMIEEGFDVDYHAFGHRPPLIVAVMQQRTRIVEHLLMHGANPNLADREQETPLHFAVKLGDPEIVLQLLQYGARPLAKNSEGLTPTAIAKAQKSKTLLSLLEEVQPVFDLPAEPDLFELASKGNLYAIVNAEATPMELSKRDVQNRTLLHHAVFGNNPKLVTYLLNKGLAIDAGDLHGITPVIIASSHPKFVRLLEKLLQRYPTLEHRTDNHATALTIALRNGNPDGAAALIRHGANILTYDGLHTPLSLVHRGIETYPEIADSYRNLLRIMLDHGAHTDIPTNRAGWTPLFHTVARRQDDGIKKHLRLLMQLGSDVNYTDKNGRTALMVAASMGRQSAVEVLINNYADIDRIDHYGWSALMLAVYYNHIDVCRFLCECGCDVNRISPQGMSAMRIAQKHQRKQIIELLQEYGAIEINSDEPE, from the coding sequence ATGCCCTTTATGGAGCGTCTGCACAGCGCCATGCTTTTGGGAACGCATCTCTACGACCCCAGTGCCGGAGAGATCATCGAACACAAAAGCGAGACCTTTTTCAACGCCATCCGCAGCGACGACAAGGCGACACTGTTGTCGATGATCGAGGAGGGGTTCGACGTCGACTACCACGCCTTCGGCCACCGTCCCCCGCTGATCGTCGCCGTGATGCAGCAGCGTACGCGGATCGTCGAGCACCTCCTCATGCACGGCGCCAACCCCAACCTCGCGGACCGGGAGCAGGAAACGCCCCTGCACTTCGCCGTCAAACTCGGCGACCCAGAGATCGTCCTGCAGCTGCTGCAGTACGGCGCCCGCCCCCTTGCAAAGAACAGCGAAGGGCTGACCCCCACCGCCATTGCCAAAGCCCAAAAAAGCAAAACCCTCCTCTCCCTGCTCGAAGAGGTCCAGCCTGTTTTCGACCTCCCGGCCGAGCCGGATCTTTTCGAGCTGGCATCCAAGGGGAACCTCTACGCCATCGTCAATGCCGAGGCGACGCCGATGGAGCTCTCCAAACGCGATGTCCAGAACCGGACACTGCTGCACCACGCCGTGTTCGGGAACAACCCGAAACTCGTCACCTACCTGCTCAACAAGGGCCTCGCGATTGACGCCGGCGACCTGCACGGGATCACGCCGGTCATCATTGCCTCTTCCCACCCCAAGTTCGTGCGCCTCCTGGAAAAACTGCTGCAGCGCTACCCTACCCTGGAGCACCGTACGGACAACCATGCGACGGCCCTGACCATCGCCCTGCGCAACGGCAACCCCGACGGGGCCGCCGCGCTGATCCGTCACGGCGCGAACATTCTCACCTACGACGGCCTGCATACGCCGCTCTCCCTGGTGCATCGCGGCATCGAGACCTACCCGGAGATCGCCGACAGTTACCGCAACCTGCTGCGTATTATGCTCGACCACGGGGCCCATACGGACATTCCGACGAACCGGGCGGGCTGGACGCCGCTCTTTCACACCGTCGCCCGTCGCCAGGACGACGGGATCAAAAAACACCTCCGCCTGCTGATGCAGCTGGGCAGCGACGTCAACTATACCGACAAGAACGGTCGGACGGCGCTGATGGTCGCCGCCTCCATGGGGCGACAGTCGGCGGTCGAAGTGCTTATTAACAACTACGCGGATATCGACCGCATCGACCACTACGGCTGGAGCGCGCTGATGCTGGCGGTCTACTACAACCACATTGATGTCTGCCGTTTTCTGTGCGAATGCGGCTGTGACGTCAACCGCATCTCGCCGCAGGGGATGAGCGCCATGCGGATCGCGCAGAAACATCAGCGCAAGCAGATCATAGAACTTTTACAGGAGTACGGCGCCATCGAAATCAACAGTGATGAGCCGGAGTAG
- a CDS encoding c-type cytochrome, which translates to MQKSLSALLGAALLLGSFSTAANADVKRGQKAYLKKCKRCHGNGTKGAAMKTQKEWADAFADDAALFRSWHKDDKKAMKYIDSSRFKKDAPNLKDFLYEYGSDSGNVPSCG; encoded by the coding sequence ATGCAAAAATCACTATCAGCCCTGTTGGGCGCGGCACTGCTGCTCGGGAGCTTTTCAACGGCGGCGAACGCCGATGTCAAACGGGGGCAGAAAGCCTATCTGAAAAAGTGTAAACGCTGTCACGGCAACGGTACGAAGGGGGCCGCGATGAAGACCCAGAAAGAGTGGGCGGACGCTTTCGCGGATGATGCCGCGCTGTTCAGATCGTGGCACAAAGATGACAAGAAGGCGATGAAATATATCGACAGCAGCCGCTTCAAGAAAGATGCACCGAACCTGAAAGATTTCCTCTACGAATACGGTTCGGATTCCGGTAACGTCCCCTCCTGCGGGTAA